The Xiphophorus hellerii strain 12219 chromosome 3, Xiphophorus_hellerii-4.1, whole genome shotgun sequence genome segment ACAGTGTGGGTTTGTAGAAGAACAGGTTTCAAGATCCTTGAAATTTTTATAACAGTTTTCACCAGTACAGCTACCCTTGTGACATTTGTTTccctgtagaaaaaaaaacataacacagaAAACAGGGTGATTATGTCAGAACATTCAAGTTCTGGTAGTTAATTGAAAGTCTTAAGCACAAAGCAAATAGTAAACTTATAGATATTAACAAGGAGAAGAGAAATGCTAAGGTCATTCACAGATTTTGGCCTTTACTTTGTTTGCTGTTGTTGAGGTTGTTCTTGTTGTTGGCGGAGCgtttgttgttgtggttgcagctactAAAATTATGTAAGAAAAGCATACGGTATGTAAGAGTGCAAGATCACACACATAAACAAGTACTTTTAAATATACCTGTAAAGAGAAAGACAAGCAAGACAAGATGAAATATGCAAATgcaatttctgtattttacCTGTGgttgtcatcatcatcatcatggatgcaaaaatgtctttaatgcATCTAGTGGAATTACAGCAATTCACAGAACAGTTGCGAGAGGTGTTGTTCCAATCTTCCACACAAGAGGCACTGCAGCTCACATTGTACCACATGTCCATTGATTTCAGCAGCTGATCCATTGCAAAATTACACAAACATgcttttgtaaatgtttattttttcacaatccTTCTACACTAATAATCTGATTATTTAACTGACTTGATTAGCAGagtataaaataattatttacttccTTACCTGACATGATTCTCCAGCAGAACAATAAGATTTATTCTGACTGTTGTACTTTGAGTAGCAATCAGAGCAATAGCAGGAGAAGGAAGGGCAATTTATCTGTTTTAGACAGATTGAGTGACACACGATTAAGGTCAATatagtacaaataaaaaacatggtgataatattatatttttaataataataaaattgacTTGCCATTTCCATTGAAGAATTTgatgtggtgtttttattttcctcagtcATATTACCTGAAATAGAGAAATGGCGTCAAGTTTGGGAAATTTTAAAGCAGGTATATTGTAATTGTTCACAATCAGTATATCCTAAGAATTCACTAAAAACTATCAGGTTATCCAGACATCTTCAACAAGTTATGAAGAACTGCAAGAGACATGGTCTGCCAATTTGATGAAAGGTTCCCAAAGTAGATACCAATTGACATCTTGTGGCAGATGGGCAATTTTAGCACCCCAAAACATCAGgtacaaaacaaccaaaactgtAAGAGATCTGAATGGTCAGAGTGAAATAACTAGCACCTGTCCAAAGTCTGTTGTAACAGACTGGCCGAACAGCTGACATGCCATCCTAGAAAATACAGTGGATGATTAAAAACCTTCTTACAGCTACTGCACTTCCCTgacaacatttttgaaacaccTTAGTATTACTAAAAACACTAATATGACTTTGAGTCTATATAGACTCATAGGCTAGTCAAGCGGATTCTCTTAACCCCAAATTTGTCAGTGCATCACTAGTTCCTAAAGAATCTAAAAGTCAGATGGGATGCAATCCTTTTTGTAGAAACCAGCTGCCAGCTGAAAAACATACATCTTTCACAAAAAAGTTATAGTCAGAATCTTCCCAAGTTCTATTTCACAATTCTTTGCTATAAAAGGAGGACTACTTGTGTACTTACAAGTATATGTATAGAGGTATACATATAAGTTGAGAAAGCAAAGTTGGTATTGTGGTTGTCTACCTGCATTTACCCTGACTTATAACATGTGAGGCATTTGAGAGCAGCTAAATACCATGCCTTCTGAGGTGGCTGAAATTGACTGGGTGCCGGATGATGAGGAACCTCCGGAGGTGCTTGAGGCAGAATGGGTACTATGTGATGATGGACCTCCAGAGGTGGTTGAAGGAGAGTGGGTGCTGAATGATGAGGAACCTCCGGAGGTGCTTGAGGCAGAGTGGGTACTATGTGATGATGGACCTCCAGAGGTGGTTGAAGGAGAGTGGGTGCTGAATGATGAGGAACCTCCGGAGGTGCTTGAGGCAGAGTGGGTTCTATGTGATGATGGACCTCCAGAGGTGGTTGAAGGAGAGTGGGTGCTGAATGATGAGGAACCTCCGGAGGTGCTTGAGGCAGAGTGGGTTCTATGTGATGATGGACCTCCAGAGGTGGTTGAAGGAGAGTGGGTGCTTACTGATGTTGGGCCTCCAGAGGTGGTTGATGTAGAGTGGGTGTTTTGAGATACTGAATCTGAGTTGGTTGAAGGAGACTGGATGGCAGTAGACATTACAGTACCTCCATAAGTGGTGGACATGGTGCTCTGAGTAAGGGTAGCTGCTGAACTGCTACTAGTCATGCTAGCAGCCTGGTTGGTATTTGAGGTTGCTGTTGAAATGGTCATGGTGAGGTTTGCTGCAGAAGTGGTGGTATTCATGGTGGAGGCAGTTGTCATTGATGCTGGGTCAGTAGTGGAAGAAGTTGTGCTCATGTCTGCAGCTGTGGTTTGCCCAGACACAAATACTGAAGGCAGCAGAAATCCTGATAGGAGGAGGCATACAATACCTGCACAAACAGACATTATGGGAAAGATACCAGATATAAAGTGTACTGCAGAGTTACAAACATATGTCTTGGAAGATTATAAAGCCCATTCTGCGAGGCTTTGCAATAAACATATAGTGCAGGACATTAAGAATTGTGGTTGTAAACTATTGACTGTTTGCAAGGGTTCAGTAATTACCTTCCTACAGGTGAGGTACTGTATTGTATGACCCCATCTTATTAAGGAAACTGCTGgtaaagttgatttttaaaaacagctctTGCAAGAATATACAACAGTGTCCACTGAACGATTAATgattaaatctaatttttaatttccaaattaaaaaaaatggcttGAATTTGGAGCCATTGTGCTATCCAATTAGCACTGTGCTATttggataaaatatttcaggagaaaaattattgatttttactttttgaaagttaattaaaatgataataaaatgtctttttcaagCTAGTAAACTGGCTTTAGGCCAGGGCAACAGTTATGAAGTCTTCCCCTTTAACATCAGCAGAGCTGCTGACATTAAGTGTGAATCTGTTTAATTTGGCTTGTCTGacttttgctttgaatttcacatttagtatttttgtaaaatatcttttttttacttgcatttaTCTTTTGTACTCACATTTATGCTGCCTGCAGGAATGgctttaataattaataataatttcataaataatGCAGTAATAACTTGGAAAGGATTACTTGTTTATATCTCCatgatgttgttttttctatggttaaatgtcatttaaaactACAGAACAAACAATCCAGTAAGATTAGATGTACTTTTGCCTGACTGCTAATTTGATAACGTCACACCAAATAGAGACTTTAATAATATAACAAAGTTCTAAATGTTAACACAGTTATTCATATAATTTTTCATCCACAtgaaaaagcaaattttttttatttgcactttgGGGTTTCTGTtcatgacattttcttttaacattttaacaaacagaATCTATTTAGAAATGTCAGACTGATCCAGAGTCAAATTCAGAGTGAGCATTCAATTTTCAAGGTATGTTTTTACTTCACCTTACGGGTCAGAAGAAAATTATGAAGGGCTGTTAAAGTGCAAAGGATCACTCTTGTAGAGTTATAAAAGCACCTGGATGTATCAGGTACAGCTTTTCCATAAAGAAAATTGTGAATGAAGTCAACTGTCAGGGGCTTCATGTGAACTCAGTGACTAAAGCTTCATCACTAAAGAAAAAGACTGTTGGAGCAAAGATTACTACATGGAAAATCTAAGGAAATGCTAAAAGGAAATAGAATGATCAGATAAGATGTTTGAAGAAGCGACACTGCATGGCCTCTAAAAACACTGACAGTCAAGTTCAGAGAATGGGACAAGATAGGATTTTAGAATTTGgtgcacaattttttttcttactcatAATCCACAatataattttctaaattattttaatatcttttcctgtgtttttctgtctttttgagaataaaataaaaattcagtttgtttgacCCTGTTCTGTGCTTATCCTATACTTTTCAGGATTTAGAAATTAGTAAGTGATTAAAACCACAAGGATTACCATGTTTATAAATCTCAACAGAAGttttaaattcacagaaatTTACCCATACCTGTGTCCTTTTTAAAAACGACTGAAGCCATTATGCTACTGGAAGAAACGGAGACAGCTCTGTGCCCAacctataaaaacaaaaataaaatagaatagaaataacctttattgtcccacagagGGGAAATTCAGATGTAGCATGTAATATATAAAACTGAACTTCCATAATAAAACCAAAGTAAtttgtttgttctgctttgAAAGTCAACAAACTTCATGACAAACAATACCTGTCTGGCAGCAAAATAAACTGAGCATTAATGAACAGATAAAAGGTCTATGTGACAGACGGCGATGCGATTTCAACTTAGACTGATTACCAATGATAATAGGTTTCTGAATAACAACCATACTCATTCATTGTAACCCACCTGCCCAGTTCTTTTGATGTGAGATCTTCTCATTTTACAATCCTCTCACTGTTCTGAGGAAAAGTGAGCTCATAATTGTTTGGTGAAGCCGGTCACAGAGCAAGAAACTTCTACTTTTACATATGaaattgttactttttaaaaaatatttttaaagtttgttttagttattttcgTTTGTTTACATCGTCCGCAGTGATGTGTACTGCTGTCTTTTTTGGTCAGGTCACCTTGTGAAAGATGTCTTTGTATCAATGTCTTTGCGATTCTACTAAATAAAGAtttagtagaagaaaaaaacaatttcactgatgtctttttaaagattaattaaaaattaagtcCATAGAGAAATATCTGTGAACCTCCCACTTCTCccaaaaacacaatacaaactCAAAATGCAGTGAGTGCTGCAAATGCTGTAAAGTATGAGCCTGCTCCCTCTATGAAGTAACTTCTGCAAAAATTAGTTCAGCATTGGGTCACGCAATTACACCTCAAGAGTCTTGGTTTGCAGCAGTTTATCATTGAGcacaattaaaatgtgtttgttccCTGATCAGTCCCATTGGGAGAGCTGCTATAGTGGCATGACTTGTTTTGTTCCTTTCTTCCCTGGATCCCAGCTTGAGCTCCTGTGGGTGCTACACCCTGGAAACTGATGACAACATCGGTCACTTCATCTTCCATCTCAACAAGGAATCCCAAAATGTTGTATTTGTAAGGAGAGTTcaaccttgatttttttttaaatgttatgaaaGTGGCCATTTTCCAATAAAAGTTGGagtttatattacattttaaagaagtcTCTTCTGTAACCTGCTGAAAATGTTACAGAGGTTTGAGAAAcactagttttattttttagtgatGCAGCCTCAAATGTAGGGTGGTTGAGTTCAAGGTAAAATGCACAAGATCCAACTCTGACATTTGGACATGTTGGCTATCAGAATCctataaattacataattttaaagatagtaattgttttaaaagaaagacgACATACATCGTAGACATTTGTGAAGGCAGAgcatagaaaaataaagaatgtttGATATGACAGACAAAAGCAGTGATATGTTTACACATAAGAAACATATGagtttttttaactgaaatgtttacttggaaaaaaaaatagaggacAACATATGCTCTCCAAATAACAAATTTTCCGGTTACATGATCCTGTTTTTCCCAACCCGCACTTtactattttccttttttcttcaactttggAGACTTGGTTAGCcgaaaacaaatgaataaaatccacTTACCTGTGATTCACTCTGGATGCCT includes the following:
- the LOC116717326 gene encoding uncharacterized serine-rich protein C215.13 isoform X1, coding for MASVVFKKDTGIVCLLLSGFLLPSVFVSGQTTAADMSTTSSTTDPASMTTASTMNTTTSAANLTMTISTATSNTNQAASMTSSSSAATLTQSTMSTTYGGTVMSTAIQSPSTNSDSVSQNTHSTSTTSGGPTSVSTHSPSTTSGGPSSHRTHSASSTSGGSSSFSTHSPSTTSGGPSSHRTHSASSTSGGSSSFSTHSPSTTSGGPSSHSTHSASSTSGGSSSFSTHSPSTTSGGPSSHSTHSASSTSGGSSSSGTQSISATSEGNMTEENKNTTSNSSMEMINCPSFSCYCSDCYSKYNSQNKSYCSAGESCQLLKSMDMWYNVSCSASCVEDWNNTSRNCSVNCCNSTRCIKDIFASMMMMMTTTVAATTTTNAPPTTRTTSTTANKGNKCHKGSCTGENCYKNFKDLETCSSTNPHCQLKKETASSGVVWTAGCTNCTGYAACTATTTSPCNLECCTATTTSCLILNGTLNVPSFATRGPYLHIELIASLVCLLAITLLL
- the LOC116717326 gene encoding mucin-5AC isoform X3; the encoded protein is MASVVFKKDTGIVCLLLSGFLLPSVFVSGQTTAADMSTTSSTTDPASMTTASTMNTTTSAANLTMTISTATSNTNQAASMTSSSSAATLTQSTMSTTYGGNMTEENKNTTSNSSMEMINCPSFSCYCSDCYSKYNSQNKSYCSAGESCQLLKSMDMWYNVSCSASCVEDWNNTSRNCSVNCCNSTRCIKDIFASMMMMMTTTVAATTTTNAPPTTRTTSTTANKGNKCHKGSCTGENCYKNFKDLETCSSTNPHCQLKKETASSGVVWTAGCTNCTGYAACTATTTSPCNLECCTATTTSCLILNGTLNVPSFATRGPYLHIELIASLVCLLAITLLL
- the LOC116717326 gene encoding uncharacterized serine-rich protein C215.13 isoform X2, which produces MASVVFKKDTGIVCLLLSGFLLPSVFVSGQTTAADMSTTSSTTDPASMTTASTMNTTTSAANLTMTISTATSNTNQAASMTSSSSAATLTQSTMSTTYGGTVMSTAIQSPSTNSDSVSQNTHSTSTTSGGPTSVSTHSPSTTSGGPSSHRTHSASSTSGGSSSFSTHSPSTTSGGPSSHRTHSASSTSGGSSSFSTHSPSTTSGGPSSHSTHSASSTSGGSSSSGTQSISATSEGNMTEENKNTTSNSSMEMINCPSFSCYCSDCYSKYNSQNKSYCSAGESCQLLKSMDMWYNVSCSASCVEDWNNTSRNCSVNCCNSTRCIKDIFASMMMMMTTTVAATTTTNAPPTTRTTSTTANKGNKCHKGSCTGENCYKNFKDLETCSSTNPHCQLKKETASSGVVWTAGCTNCTGYAACTATTTSPCNLECCTATTTSCLILNGTLNVPSFATRGPYLHIELIASLVCLLAITLLL